TGGAGTTGTACGACCGGAGCTTCCGGAATATTTCCGAAGGCGAAGTCGTCAAGGGCACGGTCCTGAAAGTGACCGCGTCGGCAGTGGTCGTTGATGTCGGCTACAAGTCGGAGGGGGTCATTGCGGTCAGTGAGTTCCTCGACGAGACCGGGCAGGTCACGGTCCAGCCAGGCGATCTGGTCGACGTGTTGCTCGAGCGGACGGAAGACAAGGACGGCTACGTCGTTCTCTCCCGCGAAAAAGCGGAGAAGATGAAGATCTGGGACGAGATCGAGAAGGCCTACGTGGATCGCCGGGTCGTCATCGGTCGCGTCATTGAGCGCATCAAGGGCGGCCTGGCCGTCGACATCGGCGTCCGGGCGTTCCTGCCCGGCTCGCAGGTCGATGTGCGCCCCGTCCGGAATCTGGATGCCCTGAAGAACCAGGAACTCCGGATGCGCGTCATCAAGGTCAACAAGAAGCGCGGGAACATCGTGTTGTCGCGCAAGG
The sequence above is drawn from the Acidobacteriota bacterium genome and encodes:
- a CDS encoding S1 RNA-binding domain-containing protein, giving the protein MANEDGTNGLGLTQQTGEPTGRTAKAAPIKALKPMGGMHDDDVDPEEMARLLELYDRSFRNISEGEVVKGTVLKVTASAVVVDVGYKSEGVIAVSEFLDETGQVTVQPGDLVDVLLERTEDKDGYVVLSREKAEKMKIWDEIEKAYVDRRVVIGRVIERIKGGLAVDIGVRAFLPGSQVDVRPVRNLDALKNQELRMRVIKVNKKRGNIVLSRK